A region of Flavobacterium album DNA encodes the following proteins:
- a CDS encoding acyloxyacyl hydrolase, giving the protein MKTKVILLIMVGFTLTVKAQYPVGDKWYQNPLGFKPVELHTNMGFIIPAVVVAGGLLLTAKDSALTNRLSVYTEGGITFGYKYPYTTVVQSNTGVNFMLRKWMSVGAEFSMTNPFDEYNNPLGFSIRPFARFYMINRPSWKFWFESGGGIVYFLDNFPQPTTQDSRLGTYWNGTTKYGLGVQIAISNTASIFFGARHLHVSNGNTKGAERNPSHDSNGLFAGINWNLDSGKNE; this is encoded by the coding sequence ATGAAAACGAAAGTTATCTTACTTATTATGGTTGGCTTTACCCTTACGGTAAAGGCGCAATATCCGGTTGGTGATAAATGGTATCAAAATCCTTTAGGTTTTAAACCTGTAGAGTTGCATACCAATATGGGCTTCATAATTCCGGCGGTAGTGGTGGCCGGGGGCTTATTGCTTACAGCAAAAGACAGCGCTCTTACTAACCGTCTTTCTGTTTATACAGAGGGGGGTATAACCTTTGGCTACAAATATCCCTACACAACTGTAGTGCAAAGTAATACGGGGGTAAACTTTATGCTGAGAAAATGGATGTCTGTAGGTGCCGAATTTAGCATGACCAATCCTTTTGACGAGTATAACAATCCTTTGGGTTTTTCTATAAGGCCGTTCGCACGGTTTTATATGATCAACAGGCCATCCTGGAAATTTTGGTTTGAATCGGGTGGGGGGATAGTATACTTTCTTGATAATTTCCCTCAGCCCACAACCCAAGATTCACGCCTGGGTACCTACTGGAACGGCACTACAAAGTATGGCCTGGGAGTGCAAATTGCTATTAGCAATACAGCCTCAATATTTTTTGGGGCAAGGCACCTGCATGTTTCCAACGGAAACACAAAGGGCGCCGAACGCAATCCTTCTCATGACAGCAATGGCCTTTTTGCAGGTATTAACTGGAACCTTGACTCAGGTAAAAATGAATAA
- a CDS encoding ABC transporter permease produces MNNTNNKISWVHLTSRLKQLAVAVLSVTFGISMYIFMNSFMDGVNSAQTEITFTTMAHIRVYNDLTGEAKPILNQPESADTLLWVSNSKNISYTEGIKNAKDVVNILKADKSIVAVTEQVNQNVFFRNGVTKVNGTLSGIDVQHENLLFNTATYITQVSLNELDRRPDGIVLGSGLADKTSSKLGDNITLTTSDGVTKIFRVVGILETGSGSVDKSKALISIHTARQLLNKNRSYATDVLANVNDYNDARKIADRVRDNISFKTEAWQEGNSQLESANTLRDIIAVAVSLTILIVAGFGIYNIMNMTVNEKIREIAILKAMGFDGKDIIQIFLTQSVIIGLIGGVLGLLLGYGISAVVDRIPFRIASFTSLPISYNASDYILAMLFGLMVTFVAGYLPAKKASQIDPVEILRG; encoded by the coding sequence ATGAATAATACAAACAACAAAATATCATGGGTACACCTCACCTCGCGCTTAAAACAGCTTGCCGTGGCTGTGCTGAGCGTTACCTTTGGTATTTCCATGTATATTTTTATGAATAGCTTTATGGATGGTGTAAACAGTGCCCAAACCGAAATAACTTTCACCACCATGGCCCATATAAGGGTTTATAACGACCTTACAGGAGAGGCAAAGCCCATTTTAAACCAGCCTGAATCTGCCGATACGTTATTATGGGTAAGCAACAGCAAAAATATAAGTTATACCGAAGGCATTAAAAATGCAAAGGATGTTGTTAACATCCTTAAAGCAGACAAAAGCATTGTGGCGGTAACAGAGCAGGTAAACCAGAACGTTTTTTTTCGGAATGGGGTTACTAAAGTAAACGGAACACTTTCCGGTATTGATGTACAGCATGAAAACCTTCTGTTTAATACCGCTACTTACATTACCCAGGTCAGCCTAAACGAACTGGACAGGCGCCCGGATGGTATTGTGCTGGGCAGTGGCCTTGCCGATAAAACGAGCTCTAAATTGGGCGACAACATTACCCTTACCACATCTGATGGGGTTACAAAAATATTCCGTGTGGTAGGTATCCTGGAAACCGGCTCGGGCAGTGTAGATAAATCTAAAGCATTGATATCGATACACACGGCAAGACAACTTTTAAACAAGAATCGTAGCTATGCCACCGATGTCCTGGCCAATGTAAATGATTATAACGATGCAAGAAAAATTGCCGACAGGGTGCGGGACAACATATCTTTCAAAACCGAGGCGTGGCAGGAAGGAAACAGCCAGCTTGAGTCGGCCAATACGCTGAGGGATATAATAGCTGTTGCGGTTTCCTTAACCATACTCATAGTAGCGGGTTTTGGTATATATAATATCATGAACATGACCGTGAACGAAAAAATACGCGAGATAGCGATATTAAAAGCCATGGGCTTTGATGGTAAAGACATCATACAGATATTCCTGACACAATCTGTAATTATCGGGCTAATAGGCGGGGTATTAGGCTTATTGCTGGGTTATGGCATATCCGCCGTTGTAGACCGTATTCCGTTCCGGATTGCTTCCTTTACATCATTGCCTATTTCATACAATGCCTCCGATTATATCCTGGCCATGCTTTTTGGCCTCATGGTAACCTTTGTGGCCGGTTACCTGCCTGCGAAAAAGGCATCTCAAATAGACCCTGTAGAAATTTTAAGAGGATAA
- a CDS encoding DUF2147 domain-containing protein: MIFLLSLFTLLQFNTVIAIDNDLSGKWINEDKTRVLEFTQNSGIYEAIILKAEDNSLIGKKQITGLKKVGTSYKGTLHVIKKNKEMDCTVTIKNTNTIEIKGSYGPVSKSQKWHRQKQ, from the coding sequence ATGATTTTTCTACTGTCGTTATTTACGCTACTTCAATTCAATACTGTAATCGCTATTGATAATGATTTATCCGGTAAATGGATAAATGAAGATAAAACCCGTGTACTGGAGTTTACCCAAAATTCGGGTATATATGAGGCTATTATACTAAAAGCCGAAGACAATTCCTTAATTGGTAAAAAGCAAATTACCGGTTTAAAGAAAGTAGGTACAAGCTACAAAGGTACATTGCATGTTATTAAGAAAAATAAAGAAATGGACTGCACGGTTACAATAAAAAATACCAATACAATTGAGATTAAGGGCTCTTACGGGCCTGTTTCAAAATCACAGAAATGGCACCGCCAGAAACAGTAG
- a CDS encoding tetratricopeptide repeat protein has protein sequence MANIYSGYYYLVKNNPDSSILYYEKALDFSVGLPLYRARVLRLMAAPYRKKTDYSKSLQLLNLSENEYLAINDPKGLATVYGEIAANYNAMLRPQDAIPFLTKALSLFEKAKNKKDQMPIKQSLANTYMNIGNYPFAIDLYEETLQGFKKAGMLKNYYLTLINYSECLINVGKVDMAKMSLLEAIAGLGQFSDKELIGSAYSTLGRLETQKRNFVQCEKYYEKAFYLLSSVNSGRAVPVADLYLRLLVYLKKMDRAQEVIALVDNSTFKNKANLQDLARYEKAKIEVYKKMGDHNMALASAKTTIELLDTLNSTQDKKAVITMQAGIQHEFQGKKNDTLKKINSKLKESVDSTENKKLLWIWLPLTLLAALMSCYLYKTVQHRKKLAENQSDIAELVAGQKAAQMLNKKMSAEIKEQEEQLKNIEEKTGSIEKYLNDFANLSPDINADTTELKSLIGDTDYGDRFRETFTSSNTGFIESLGKAYPQLSESDLYFCALLNLNLPYKDLSIILKVVPEAVRKRKYRIRKKMGITDEKDMEYVLTQHNKKLKH, from the coding sequence ATGGCAAATATTTACAGCGGTTACTACTATCTTGTAAAGAATAATCCCGATTCCTCTATTTTGTACTACGAAAAAGCCCTTGATTTTTCAGTGGGCTTACCTTTATACCGTGCCCGTGTTCTCAGGCTAATGGCTGCTCCCTATCGTAAAAAAACAGATTACAGTAAGTCATTGCAGCTGCTGAACCTTTCAGAAAACGAGTATTTGGCAATAAACGACCCAAAAGGGCTGGCAACAGTATATGGTGAGATCGCGGCCAATTATAATGCCATGTTACGCCCCCAGGATGCAATTCCTTTTCTCACTAAGGCACTTAGTTTATTTGAGAAGGCAAAGAATAAAAAAGACCAGATGCCTATCAAGCAAAGCCTTGCCAATACCTATATGAATATTGGCAACTACCCGTTTGCAATAGATTTGTATGAGGAAACGCTACAGGGGTTTAAAAAGGCGGGCATGCTCAAAAACTACTACTTAACGCTTATCAATTACAGTGAATGCCTCATCAATGTAGGTAAGGTGGATATGGCTAAAATGTCGCTTCTGGAGGCTATAGCCGGACTTGGACAGTTTAGCGACAAAGAACTTATAGGTAGTGCCTATTCTACGTTAGGCAGGCTCGAAACCCAAAAAAGGAATTTTGTGCAGTGTGAAAAATATTACGAAAAAGCATTCTACCTCTTGTCATCCGTAAATTCGGGAAGGGCAGTGCCCGTGGCCGATCTTTATCTCAGATTACTTGTTTATCTAAAAAAAATGGACAGGGCACAGGAAGTAATTGCCCTCGTTGATAACAGCACCTTTAAAAATAAGGCAAACCTGCAGGACCTTGCACGCTATGAAAAGGCAAAAATTGAAGTTTATAAAAAAATGGGCGACCATAATATGGCACTTGCGAGCGCAAAAACTACCATAGAGCTTTTGGACACTCTTAATAGCACACAGGATAAAAAAGCAGTGATAACAATGCAGGCAGGTATCCAGCACGAATTCCAGGGTAAAAAAAATGATACGCTGAAAAAGATCAATTCAAAATTAAAGGAATCTGTTGACAGCACTGAAAATAAAAAATTGCTTTGGATATGGCTGCCATTAACACTGTTGGCAGCATTGATGTCTTGTTACCTCTATAAAACGGTTCAGCATCGGAAAAAATTAGCCGAAAATCAATCTGATATTGCGGAATTGGTAGCGGGGCAAAAGGCAGCACAAATGTTAAATAAAAAGATGTCTGCTGAGATTAAAGAGCAAGAGGAACAATTAAAAAACATTGAAGAAAAAACAGGGAGTATTGAGAAATATCTTAACGACTTTGCAAACCTCAGCCCGGACATTAATGCTGATACGACAGAATTGAAATCCCTGATAGGGGATACTGATTACGGCGACCGTTTTCGCGAAACATTCACCAGTTCGAACACCGGCTTTATAGAAAGCCTGGGCAAGGCTTATCCGCAGCTCAGTGAAAGCGACCTGTATTTTTGTGCCCTCCTCAATCTAAATCTGCCTTATAAAGATCTCTCAATTATTTTAAAAGTTGTGCCCGAGGCTGTCCGTAAAAGAAAATACCGTATCAGGAAAAAAATGGGTATTACGGACGAAAAAGACATGGAATATGTACTGACCCAACACAATAAAAAATTAAAGCATTGA
- a CDS encoding choice-of-anchor Q domain-containing protein, which translates to MITFYSTCRKLKFAGFLLIIFSGLTMSSQTVRYVKQGGTGDGTSWANATGNLQSAINSSSSGWHLYVAAGTYQPASGQSFSMKEGVKIYGGFAATGNPAFADRNWTANITVLLGNNAAVIVNDNNGVTNAALLDGFTITNGYGGQGGGMFSHNTSPTLTNLIVKNNYASAEGGGLYFNNGSPVLTNVAITGNILGTTDSAARRGGGLYAYDSFPALTNVLVANNTILGTGGLGGGLSLLNSSPSILNVTVAGNTAATGAGFYSQNGTPQIKNSIIYNNAVTINGGTPAWYNSIVQGSGGSAAWNGNFGTNNGGNLDTDAIFINAAGADYRLSGTSPARNTGNTSLFANAAASIDLSGQPRLYGAAIDMGAYEHQSDPPTAQAQNFCGTTTVASLLATGTDLKWYSALTGGAALAANSAVASDTYYVSQTLNGYESSRTTISVTVNSVPAAPAASAQNFCGPATVADLVADGASITWYSQAEGGEVLLQSEVLTNGTYYASQTVMCEGPRTAVAVSTYTPPPSAPSDQVFNTPVTFADISAQGTDLKWYTSSSGGTPVASSLQLSTGTYFVSQTLNGCESARTGIKVYLVMSDILFVKKNATGTGTSWEDAIGELGNALHFAMDVNAIAPGTITQVWVAGGTYKPVPTNGSFVLLDTVKLYGHFIGNETSVAQRDLTNPAAQTVLSGDINDNDTYDANDRPLDMYGDNSTYVIYAGIQGGSATVDGFTISNASLSGVRVQQMAIQIRNCTLKHNKDRGIFMRYSEGSELTNVKILSNTAFNHGSGLYCEQGNGLKLTNVLVANNDTSIYGVGAVMIASMNNVEIVNSTFGYNSGMGEYSFYGYNSSIVMINSIIAGNFQTLEPMTFVNCLLPPEFGNNGGDTFGADPLFTNAANLDYTLQQGSPAINAGNTSYFNNAATATDLAGNERLYGPAVDMGAYEYKLMVCGMTTAWNGTEWSNGTPVSYEYSAVINGDYNSTENGNITACSLTVNSGDVVIAEGDNFTIKGAVTVDNNNATFTIQHNANLIQSDDVDNVGTISVIKESAPMYRLDYALWASPVAWQKLKAFSQQTLDNRFYTYNPLSDAYATIQSPATTDFAEGKSYLIRVSNSHPAYVSDAIAPTPWTGNFIGVPNNGNVDVPVTGMADGINGFNGIGNPYPSSINIAAFFEANQNNLAEDTPIYFWRKKNDENTSSYASLTLAGYNKNSGNVFGDSSNGVFDNPDDSENWVINSGQGFIVQATGSTVAFNNEMRVAMNNGQMFRSAMDASDKSRLWLNLSNANGAFGQATIAYTPFTTLGRDFSWDGKALTDGEIAIYSLAGENKFAIQARPAFDASDEVPMEYKITTAGNYTISLDHFDGVFTQGQEIYLRDNVLGVIHNLVNPYEFTTDAGIITGRFDVVYAEALHTDIPEFNANSIIVYKQGNAINISSGNSDMESVAVYDVRGRLLYRTGNINDSRTSITTLQAEEQMLIIQVSTVGGVKASRKIIF; encoded by the coding sequence ATGATAACATTTTACTCTACCTGCCGCAAGCTAAAATTCGCGGGCTTTTTACTAATTATATTTTCCGGACTTACCATGTCCTCACAAACAGTTCGCTATGTAAAGCAGGGCGGGACGGGTGACGGTACCTCCTGGGCTAACGCGACTGGCAATCTTCAGTCGGCAATAAATAGCTCATCGTCTGGTTGGCATCTCTATGTAGCGGCAGGCACCTACCAGCCGGCATCGGGCCAGTCTTTTTCGATGAAGGAAGGTGTGAAGATCTACGGAGGATTTGCTGCCACAGGCAATCCTGCATTTGCCGATAGGAACTGGACAGCAAACATAACAGTCCTGCTGGGTAATAATGCTGCGGTGATTGTCAATGATAATAACGGAGTTACCAATGCGGCACTACTCGACGGGTTCACTATCACAAACGGTTACGGTGGTCAGGGTGGTGGGATGTTCAGCCACAACACGAGCCCGACATTAACAAACCTTATTGTTAAGAATAACTATGCATCAGCGGAAGGTGGGGGACTGTACTTTAATAACGGCAGCCCTGTATTAACGAACGTGGCTATAACCGGTAACATTCTTGGTACGACAGACAGTGCAGCCAGGCGCGGCGGCGGCCTCTATGCTTACGACTCGTTTCCTGCGCTCACAAATGTACTTGTAGCTAATAACACGATTTTGGGTACGGGTGGCCTTGGGGGCGGCCTGAGTTTGCTTAACAGCTCGCCTTCAATACTCAACGTCACAGTTGCAGGCAACACCGCCGCGACCGGTGCGGGCTTTTATAGCCAGAACGGAACACCGCAAATAAAGAACTCGATTATATATAATAATGCTGTTACAATAAACGGAGGAACTCCCGCCTGGTACAACAGTATTGTGCAGGGAAGCGGCGGCAGCGCCGCATGGAACGGGAATTTTGGTACAAATAACGGCGGCAACCTTGATACTGACGCAATTTTCATTAATGCTGCGGGTGCTGACTACAGGCTTTCCGGGACAAGCCCCGCGCGCAATACTGGCAATACATCGCTATTTGCTAACGCTGCTGCATCCATCGACCTTTCGGGCCAGCCAAGGCTATATGGCGCTGCTATAGATATGGGCGCTTATGAACACCAAAGCGACCCCCCTACAGCACAGGCACAAAATTTTTGCGGCACTACTACAGTGGCCAGCCTCCTCGCTACGGGTACTGACCTTAAGTGGTATTCTGCTTTAACAGGCGGTGCGGCTCTGGCAGCAAATAGCGCTGTAGCCAGCGACACGTATTATGTTTCGCAAACATTAAACGGCTATGAAAGTTCACGAACAACAATATCAGTTACTGTAAACTCAGTCCCTGCAGCGCCTGCGGCCTCAGCCCAAAACTTTTGCGGACCCGCAACTGTCGCCGACCTTGTGGCCGATGGTGCAAGTATAACGTGGTACAGCCAGGCAGAAGGTGGCGAAGTATTGCTGCAATCTGAGGTATTGACTAACGGTACGTATTATGCTTCACAAACAGTGATGTGCGAGGGCCCACGGACAGCTGTGGCAGTAAGCACTTATACTCCTCCGCCATCGGCACCGTCAGATCAGGTATTTAACACGCCTGTAACCTTTGCAGATATTTCGGCCCAGGGTACAGATCTAAAATGGTACACTTCTTCATCGGGTGGCACACCTGTAGCGTCTTCTCTTCAGCTTTCTACAGGAACTTATTTTGTTTCCCAAACGTTGAACGGCTGCGAAAGCGCGCGCACCGGGATAAAGGTATATCTCGTTATGTCAGATATCTTATTTGTAAAGAAAAATGCAACGGGCACGGGCACTTCGTGGGAAGATGCAATAGGTGAACTCGGTAATGCATTACATTTTGCAATGGATGTTAATGCCATAGCGCCCGGCACAATAACGCAGGTATGGGTAGCAGGCGGAACGTATAAGCCAGTTCCAACAAACGGATCATTTGTATTATTGGATACTGTTAAATTATATGGCCATTTTATAGGTAATGAAACCTCTGTTGCGCAACGGGATCTCACTAACCCTGCCGCGCAAACCGTACTTAGCGGGGATATTAATGATAACGACACTTATGATGCTAACGACCGGCCACTGGATATGTACGGCGATAACTCCACCTATGTAATTTATGCAGGAATACAAGGCGGAAGCGCAACGGTGGATGGTTTCACTATATCAAATGCATCCTTGTCAGGTGTGCGTGTTCAGCAGATGGCGATACAAATAAGGAACTGTACTCTTAAGCATAACAAGGACCGGGGGATTTTCATGAGGTATTCTGAAGGATCGGAACTAACTAATGTAAAAATACTATCGAATACAGCATTTAATCACGGATCGGGACTCTACTGCGAACAGGGTAATGGGCTGAAGTTGACAAATGTTCTCGTCGCTAATAATGATACCTCGATTTACGGGGTTGGCGCAGTTATGATCGCCAGCATGAACAATGTAGAGATTGTAAACAGTACATTTGGGTATAATAGTGGTATGGGGGAGTATTCCTTTTACGGATATAACTCCTCAATAGTTATGATAAACAGCATTATAGCGGGTAACTTCCAAACACTTGAGCCAATGACTTTTGTCAATTGCCTGCTCCCTCCGGAATTTGGCAATAACGGCGGCGATACGTTTGGCGCCGATCCTCTATTCACTAATGCTGCTAACCTCGATTACACTTTACAGCAGGGAAGTCCTGCGATAAATGCAGGAAACACTTCCTACTTTAATAATGCAGCCACAGCGACTGACCTTGCCGGAAATGAAAGGCTTTACGGACCTGCTGTAGACATGGGCGCTTACGAGTATAAACTCATGGTATGCGGTATGACCACTGCATGGAATGGCACAGAATGGAGCAATGGAACTCCGGTAAGCTATGAATACAGCGCTGTCATAAATGGTGATTATAATTCAACTGAAAACGGAAATATAACTGCCTGTTCGCTTACGGTGAACAGTGGCGACGTAGTGATAGCAGAGGGAGATAACTTTACCATAAAAGGAGCTGTAACAGTTGATAATAATAATGCAACATTCACTATACAGCACAATGCCAACCTTATCCAGTCAGATGATGTTGATAATGTGGGAACCATATCTGTAATAAAAGAAAGCGCACCGATGTACCGGCTCGATTATGCCTTATGGGCATCACCGGTAGCATGGCAGAAGCTGAAGGCTTTCTCGCAGCAGACACTGGATAATAGGTTCTATACATATAACCCATTAAGCGATGCTTATGCGACAATACAGTCTCCGGCAACAACGGATTTTGCGGAAGGCAAAAGCTACTTAATCCGTGTTTCGAATAGCCATCCTGCTTATGTAAGCGATGCTATTGCACCAACACCGTGGACAGGAAATTTTATTGGCGTGCCTAACAATGGTAATGTAGATGTACCGGTAACTGGTATGGCTGATGGAATAAATGGCTTCAACGGAATAGGGAACCCTTACCCTTCATCCATAAACATAGCGGCTTTCTTTGAAGCCAACCAAAATAATTTAGCCGAAGATACCCCCATCTATTTCTGGAGGAAAAAAAATGATGAGAATACCTCGAGCTACGCTTCACTAACCCTGGCCGGCTATAACAAAAATTCAGGCAATGTGTTTGGGGACAGCAGCAACGGTGTATTTGATAACCCGGATGACAGTGAGAACTGGGTCATCAACTCAGGGCAGGGCTTTATCGTGCAGGCAACAGGCAGCACAGTAGCATTCAACAATGAAATGCGGGTTGCAATGAATAATGGCCAAATGTTCCGATCGGCGATGGATGCTTCAGACAAGTCAAGGCTGTGGCTTAATCTTTCCAATGCCAATGGCGCTTTCGGGCAAGCGACAATTGCCTATACGCCATTCACAACATTAGGCCGCGATTTTAGCTGGGATGGAAAAGCGCTTACCGATGGTGAGATTGCGATCTACTCACTTGCAGGAGAAAACAAATTTGCAATACAGGCACGGCCGGCATTTGACGCATCGGACGAGGTTCCAATGGAATATAAAATTACCACTGCCGGTAACTATACGATTTCATTAGACCATTTTGACGGGGTATTTACCCAAGGGCAGGAAATATACTTAAGGGATAATGTTTTGGGTGTAATCCACAACCTTGTGAATCCTTATGAATTTACAACCGATGCCGGAATAATAACGGGCAGGTTCGATGTGGTATATGCTGAGGCATTGCATACTGATATTCCTGAATTTAATGCTAACAGCATAATCGTGTACAAACAGGGCAATGCCATTAACATTAGCTCGGGCAATTCAGATATGGAATCGGTTGCTGTTTATGATGTCAGGGGAAGGCTGTTGTATAGGACAGGTAATATTAATGACTCCAGGACTTCGATCACAACGCTGCAGGCCGAAGAACAGATGCTCATTATACAGGTAAGCACAGTAGGTGGAGTTAAGGCAAGCAGAAAAATCATTTTTTAG
- a CDS encoding efflux RND transporter periplasmic adaptor subunit, giving the protein MRKTIQEAVFASGKITQDDEYIVSANADGIILEIPVKEGDTVVVGTFLARIKSDVQSAQVKESSLVYQDALKNSGNSSPQLLQIQAEINQAQSQLALDKLNYERYAGLRKTNSVSPLELENAELKYKASQNSLKALQQKYDEAQNALQLNAGRSRTQLQAQQDLLDNYTLTADKPGRIINVYKKKGELVRKGEVIARIGSGPYILKLYVAEEDIVQLRLGQEAAISLNTYPDSSFTAKITKILPAFDETEQSYVVQATFTVPANVILSGTQLQANIVTGTRKSVLLVPVDALIRDNTVLLKNGDEKKIKTGKKYGRLIEVKSGLTENDVLQVANQEEKKESGDMMQTN; this is encoded by the coding sequence GTGCGCAAAACGATTCAGGAGGCTGTTTTTGCCAGCGGGAAAATTACCCAGGACGATGAATATATAGTTTCTGCAAATGCCGATGGTATTATACTTGAGATTCCGGTAAAAGAAGGGGATACTGTGGTTGTAGGTACCTTCCTGGCCAGGATAAAAAGCGACGTGCAAAGCGCGCAGGTGAAAGAAAGCAGCCTGGTATACCAAGATGCACTTAAAAACTCAGGAAATTCATCGCCACAGCTTTTACAGATACAGGCCGAGATAAACCAGGCTCAAAGCCAGTTGGCGTTAGATAAGCTTAACTATGAGCGTTATGCCGGTTTACGCAAAACAAATTCTGTTTCGCCCCTTGAGCTTGAAAATGCAGAACTGAAATATAAGGCTTCGCAAAACAGCCTGAAGGCGCTTCAGCAAAAGTATGATGAAGCACAAAACGCACTGCAGCTGAATGCCGGCAGAAGCCGCACCCAGTTACAGGCCCAGCAGGATTTACTGGATAATTATACCCTCACTGCCGATAAACCCGGCAGGATAATTAATGTTTATAAAAAGAAAGGTGAACTGGTGCGAAAGGGCGAAGTAATAGCCCGTATTGGCAGCGGACCGTATATTTTAAAACTTTACGTTGCAGAAGAAGATATTGTACAGTTGCGCTTAGGCCAGGAAGCCGCCATTAGCCTAAATACTTACCCCGACAGTTCTTTTACGGCAAAAATTACCAAGATACTGCCTGCCTTTGATGAAACAGAACAATCTTATGTGGTGCAGGCTACTTTTACGGTACCAGCGAATGTTATACTATCAGGCACACAGTTGCAGGCCAATATTGTTACGGGAACAAGAAAAAGTGTATTGCTTGTACCGGTTGACGCTTTGATAAGAGATAATACAGTACTCCTGAAAAACGGGGATGAAAAGAAAATAAAGACTGGCAAAAAATACGGCAGGCTTATAGAGGTAAAAAGCGGACTTACCGAAAATGACGTATTGCAGGTTGCAAATCAAGAGGAGAAAAAAGAATCTGGAGATATGATGCAAACCAATTAA
- a CDS encoding TolC family protein produces MKKLFLLVLFSYGFQAFAQQRFGSLQEVLAYADAHAAAIKNADIQQKISHSQSRAAKEALLPTVNASGGYTDNITLQPTLVPANLFDPTAPAGSYNEFTFGRKYLYTTGLQANWNVLDFEKWFELKTTAAQEAVNKASATAIRYNSFNELAQTYYAILLTEKYIAISAENLMVADSIFKTSSEKYGKGIITQENLNRAKIQQLQAKNNLDNLQYSVKELYYKLQRQLNISGPIVVTDSINIQDVPLEETTINSPHPEVQLQEAQATMAEARLKQVKSLYYPSLNLLYQYNYTWAGDSFLNFGNTNQLSQQLFGVKLSVPIFNGLATREKVLQTNLAFEQQQTLLESKEIQAKKDDETLVLQYQKSVQELQKQGEILDLQQQNDVFTANRYNSGIISLDERLDKFADLLAVQNQYMQSLSNYYVSYYQIYIRQTITTQP; encoded by the coding sequence ATGAAAAAGCTTTTTTTACTGGTACTGTTTTCATACGGATTTCAGGCGTTTGCGCAGCAGCGTTTCGGCTCTTTGCAGGAAGTTCTGGCCTATGCTGATGCCCATGCGGCGGCCATAAAAAATGCTGACATACAGCAAAAAATTAGCCATTCGCAGTCCCGGGCTGCTAAAGAAGCGCTCCTGCCCACAGTGAATGCTTCTGGCGGATATACCGATAATATCACACTACAGCCTACACTGGTACCTGCAAACCTGTTTGACCCCACAGCCCCGGCAGGCAGCTATAACGAGTTTACTTTTGGCAGGAAATACCTTTATACCACAGGGCTGCAGGCTAACTGGAATGTGCTTGATTTTGAAAAATGGTTTGAGTTAAAAACCACTGCGGCGCAGGAGGCCGTTAATAAAGCCTCGGCAACTGCTATACGTTACAATAGTTTTAACGAACTGGCACAAACCTATTATGCCATCCTGCTTACAGAAAAGTACATTGCTATAAGCGCAGAAAACCTGATGGTAGCCGACAGTATTTTTAAAACTTCGTCTGAGAAGTATGGTAAGGGCATTATAACCCAGGAAAACCTTAATCGTGCCAAAATACAGCAATTACAGGCAAAAAATAACCTGGATAACCTGCAATACTCGGTTAAAGAACTATACTATAAGCTACAGCGGCAGCTCAATATCAGCGGACCGATAGTAGTAACGGATTCCATAAATATACAGGATGTCCCCCTTGAAGAAACAACCATAAATAGCCCTCATCCAGAGGTACAATTACAGGAGGCCCAGGCAACAATGGCTGAAGCCCGATTAAAACAGGTAAAATCGTTGTACTATCCCTCGCTTAACCTTTTGTATCAATATAATTATACATGGGCCGGCGATAGTTTTTTAAATTTTGGCAATACCAACCAGCTGTCTCAGCAACTGTTTGGGGTTAAACTAAGTGTGCCCATCTTTAATGGCCTCGCCACCCGCGAAAAGGTATTGCAGACAAATCTGGCGTTTGAGCAGCAGCAAACCCTTTTAGAAAGCAAGGAAATACAGGCTAAAAAAGATGATGAAACCCTGGTGCTGCAATATCAAAAATCGGTGCAGGAGTTACAAAAACAGGGAGAGATTTTGGATTTACAGCAGCAAAACGATGTGTTTACCGCTAACCGTTACAATAGCGGTATCATTAGCCTGGATGAACGCCTGGATAAATTTGCAGATTTACTTGCCGTGCAAAACCAGTATATGCAGTCTTTAAGCAATTACTATGTAAGCTATTATCAAATATACATTAGGCAGACTATAACTACACAACCGTAA